CCTAGAACAGTCTCTAAAGTTCAGCAGATGGTGCAAGTCAGCTTAATAAGATTGATGATATGTGAACCAGGTACTCAAGGGCTTGAAATTGCAGAGCGTCTGGACATTGCAATTGATGTAGCTCATGCAGTTGCATATCTACACATGTACACAGGTGTTCGCCTCTATTCGCAATTCAATTTAAAGTCATTTCTCCTAATAATTTCCATAGTCCATAGCATGATTCTTTCTGAGCCCATTTCAGATAATAGATCATTTGGAGTATACTGAATTTAGCTGATTGTAATAACAGATACTCCCATAATCCATAGAGACATCAAAGCATCAAACATCCTTATCACAGAGAAACTACGTGCCAAAGTAGCAGACTTCGGGTTTGCCCGGTTGGCAGCAGAGGATCCAGGTGCCACTCACATTTCAACTCAGATCAAAGGAACAGCAGGCTATTTGGACCCGGAATACCTCAGGACATATCAACTTACTGAGAAGAGCGATGTTTACTCCTTTGGCGTGTTGCTTGTAGAAATGGTGACAGGAAGACACCCCATTGAATCAAAGAGACCGCTCAGTGAGAGAGTGACCACAAGATGGGTAAGTATTCCAAGACTCCCAAAAGGGCCAAACAAGAAGAATACTAACTCACTCAAATTTCCCTCTCCTGCAACCAAAAATCTTGAttctttgtaaataattaaGGTTGAGTACATTCAAGAGTACTAGCATCAAGCATTGTTCTACTGTTGCATACTAGGCACATAACCAGTTACCCTCTTCATCTGCCTCTATACACAAGGAGATATTCGAAAACAATAGTTCTTTGATTATtaacataatttctttttttctatgcaGGCAATGGAGAAACTGAAAGAAGGGGATGCAGTACTTGCTATGGATCCAAAACTGCGAAGGAATCCAGCATCAAACGAGGCAGTTGAGAGAGTCCTTAAACTCGCTCGCCAATGCCTTGCTCCTCTCAGACAATCAAGACCCTCCATGAGGAAATGTGCTGAAGTTTTGTGGGGAATCCGAAAGGATTTCAGAGAGAAAGCTTTCTCTTATTCTCCTTGTCCTAGCTCTCACCGTTCTGATAATTTTCTCAATAAAGACGCGAGAAAGAATCGTCACCATGCTTTCGGCCTAGAAGATTGTGACAGCTACAAATTTGTTTCTGCATGAGTGTTTGATTATGACATTTGTCCATATCCTTATTAATGTATAAatctcaaatttatatataatttatataattttttgggtgcatgtaaatattgtccgctttggactCAAaaggccctcacggctttaaaacgcgtctacttggttaagaggagcctctacatataaagtgtcaggaacattctcccctatccgctGTGGGACATCACAGCTTCAATTACAACCACGGTCTGTTCTCCAGATCAGattcttgcattttcttcttGTAGTTTAACCCATCTCAGGAGCCTGAATTCAAGTTCAAATAAGCATGAGATTGAGATCTAAAGttggagagagagaagagaaagtGATTGAATTCTTGGTCATCCTGGATGTTCTTCCACTTTTATGTAGAAGTGTTAAGAGCAGGAAGTAGAGTCTGGGATTTTTTGGAAGAAATAACACTATCATCACAAGAGGGTCACAATGAAGATGCCAAACTCTTTCCctgctatgtttggttgctgagaaaatgatggaaaaggGAGAAGGAGAACCAATCATTTGGATGCTACATCTTGATTAAATAAGGAAACAGAAACAGCTTCAATTATTGGGCTTAATGAAATTATGTTAGGCATTCAGCACATGACAACCCTTACTAAAAACCGGTTGCAGCTGACACCATTCCAATTCTACAAGCATGCATCAACCTTTATCTAGTGCTGCATCGTAGATGTAAAACCACATGGAACCATTGTGGTTGCCATGGCTTGTCCCATCTCATCTTCATATGGCGTGTCCACATTTTTGGTAGCTAAGCCATTGAAAGCACGTAATAAAATCTGGGTATATGATAAAATCTTGATTATTAGATAtatgataaaatctaaattgTTGTACAAATATACGGTATAAAGATACATAAGATGAGACTAAGGAATGATTGGACTGAGTTGCACAGGCATGAGTTGCACACGTGGAGTCAGCTCATTGACAGTATCTTTTCCATATTTATAGTCGAgtcattttaaaaatagctttacatgttttcaaaaataaaattccatttgataattcaaatatgaaactcgtttttaatcatttctcacaacaatttttaaaaactaaaaaacacttcatatttattttaaaatttaacttattaaaaaaaacttgaaaaactgCTTTcaattgagaatttattaaatatatttttgaaattaataaacaGTTTTAACAACAGCATCCAAACAGGTTCACAGGATCCAATCCATTCAGGATAGTTTAAAAATAGAAGTAGAACTAACTAGACtgcttttgatattttgattaaaataatatagaaacAAAAAGAGTTTCTAGATTTACGGCAATGGACGGCTGCATTTCACTGGAGTGACATCCACTTAACCTCATCGCGATCCTATGTCCGTGATCCGTAAACTGAGGTGCTCTCTCACTCTCGTGCCTTGAGCTTTTAATTAAATACGTCCACGTGTCGTCCGCCTCAGAAATATCAAAGCATGGCTTCCGAATACCAAAAAGCGCCATactctctcttcctctcccATGCTCTCTGATTACTACTCTTccgtcttcttcttcattctcCGATATTTTCCTCCAGACACgccaaatccatttttttttctccacctTTTTACCCATTGCCCTAGCGCTCCGCATATTCATATTCCCTTTTCCTCTACAAATATCTTCTCTCTCGCTGTTTCCTTCTGCCTCTGagatttttatttccatttttttttttgttttttccgcAACTTGCTCCATTCAAAGCGCTGTCTCTCTGTGAATAAAGAGTCCGGAGATTTTTacgattttgaattttcttagcATGATTGGGGCAGCTTTGAGCTTCTCAATCTGAGCATCGGAGCTAAGGCGTTTTCGCTCAAGTAATTTTTCTCCTCTATGTAGTGTTCAAATTTACttgtgtatgtatatataattcTCTTGTTTCGATTGTCGAGATTTGGTACCGGTGTTGTGTTACTGCTTAGTTGAGGATTGGTTtctcggtttttttttttttttttttaaaaaaaaaaagtctgtttggttgctgagaaatggtggaaatgaaaaggaaatagaatttctaatccttgtttttttttaaaaaaaattaatttattttttggtttctgAAAAATAGAAGTGAGAAGTTGGCCGAGCAGTTGACTTGTGCTCATTTGACTGGaggttttagttgaaatttGAATTCCCTCCGTGTAGTGTTGCGtttacccttttttttcatcattttcccTTATGAATGTAGAATAGATTTTCTAATGGTTTGGTTTTAAtttccgtttggttgctgagagaAATGGAGGAAATGTAAAGGAAATAGAATTATGAACCAGAAAAATAGAAGATGAGATGCTGATTGAACCGAATAGTTGAATTAGGCTTTGTGGTGTTAAGATTTTAGTAAATAGTTGAATTCACAATTTCAgtttattttcctttggttCATTATCTTAGCAACCAAAGTTGAGCTGAAGATATTCTATAGTTTAAAAACTGCTTTTTACTTGAGAACCtgtatattttccttttgatttcTGCAgagtttttcccttttttttttgtttccctgTTTCTCATGGATTCCATTGTTGCAacttactttttattgaaaGGATGGTGCAATAATTCAGAGactttaaattacaattttagttcctgtaaaaaggaaaaaaaaaaaaagaaaaaaaaaagggctatTGTTGCCATAAAATGGTACTAATACTTAGATTCCATTTGACCATGATTTTAGAAGGGCTTTTagcctaaaaagtgtttttgaaaaaaaaaattaggtttttgacaaaatttaagaaatacttttaaaaatctgaaaaattacTAAAATCACAGTAGTGTTGAAAAATCTCTTGTAatgttttctaaagaaaaacttGATAGGTGATgtttaaaaaacacttcaactaaaaacattttgaatagaAACAAGCCACTCTAAATTTTGAACCGTCTATAATTGGAAATTATGATTGGATTTCTTCTATAACTATCCGaggaaattgaattattttctctttgattTGATTAATTTGGAATATTTGAGCATGCTTTTTTTCTATGTTCTACTTTTGGAACTGTTTTCCTATCAAAATAAACAGCCAGCcactatttaataaaattctatttatacACCTATAATTACccccaaaaaagggaaaagaaataaaaagattcaCTTTTGTATCTTTGCATTTGCTATTTGATGGTGATCTTTTGTCTTCTGTCCTTCAGAGTATTTCCTAGAAGTTGGTGAAAAAAATTGGTCATGGCAACTAAGAAAGCTAATAATGGTAGTGCTGCGCCTGGCATCCCTGCTGAAATTCCGGCTATTGCTCACCCCTTGGCTGAAGAACCTGCTGAGATTGCATCTAATATCAATTACCATGTGCAATACAGtcctcatttttctcctttcaagTTTGAGCCAGAGCAAGCTTATTATGCAACAGCTGAGAGTGTCCGCGATCGTCTGATACAAGTAAGACATGTTAGATCTGGAAGTTAAGGAATTAAA
The sequence above is drawn from the Vitis riparia cultivar Riparia Gloire de Montpellier isolate 1030 chromosome 6, EGFV_Vit.rip_1.0, whole genome shotgun sequence genome and encodes:
- the LOC117916536 gene encoding calmodulin-binding receptor-like cytoplasmic kinase 2 isoform X2, which codes for MKKTPSPHLSRPNQRKHEASISEMERPSTPHKYHQKNQSALNYIKAAAKKLAGVFSTLAFLTRPTKTKGAPATPDGSRNYGQPPGISCSNNKRSSRFKYSDSYGSSDAASGQLVTENFSIEEINKATQNFSPANKIGEGGFGTVYKGRLGNGSLVAIKRAKKEFKNEILTLSKIEHLNLVKLLGYLEHKDERIIIIEYIGNGTLREHLDGTQGLEIAERLDIAIDVAHAVAYLHMYTDTPIIHRDIKASNILITEKLRAKVADFGFARLAAEDPGATHISTQIKGTAGYLDPEYLRTYQLTEKSDVYSFGVLLVEMVTGRHPIESKRPLSERVTTRWAMEKLKEGDAVLAMDPKLRRNPASNEAVERVLKLARQCLAPLRQSRPSMRKCAEVLWGIRKDFREKAFSYSPCPSSHRSDNFLNKDARKNRHHAFGLEDCDSYKFVSA
- the LOC117916536 gene encoding calmodulin-binding receptor-like cytoplasmic kinase 2 isoform X1; amino-acid sequence: MKKTPSPHLSRPNQRKHEASISEMERPSTPHKYHQKNQSALNYIKAAAKKLAGVFSTLAFLTRPTKTKGAPATPDGSRNYGQPPGISCSNNKRSSRFKYSDSYGSSDAASGQLVTENFSIEEINKATQNFSPANKIGEGGFGTVYKGRLGNGSLVAIKRAKKNMYDKRLSQEFKNEILTLSKIEHLNLVKLLGYLEHKDERIIIIEYIGNGTLREHLDGTQGLEIAERLDIAIDVAHAVAYLHMYTDTPIIHRDIKASNILITEKLRAKVADFGFARLAAEDPGATHISTQIKGTAGYLDPEYLRTYQLTEKSDVYSFGVLLVEMVTGRHPIESKRPLSERVTTRWAMEKLKEGDAVLAMDPKLRRNPASNEAVERVLKLARQCLAPLRQSRPSMRKCAEVLWGIRKDFREKAFSYSPCPSSHRSDNFLNKDARKNRHHAFGLEDCDSYKFVSA